The proteins below come from a single Brevundimonas sp. LM2 genomic window:
- the mnmA gene encoding tRNA 2-thiouridine(34) synthase MnmA, which produces MRAMTLHTAVLAEPVCALPDIAAPDMEAAIASARAAVGLPVGSRVVAAMSGGVDSTVVAALLHKAGYDVVGVTLQLYDHGAALKKKGACCAGQDIHDARLAAEMLGIPHYVLDYESRFRDAVIDQFADSYLKGQTPVPCIRCNQTVKFRDLLDVARDLGAAAMATGHYVGRSVSTDGQVQMRKAIDPSRDQSYFLFATTRDQLDYLRFPLAGLEKPAVRGVAAALGLRIAAKPDSQDICFVPSGDYRTLIDRLRPQGREAGEIVHMDGRVLGRHAGITDYTIGQRRGLNVAVGEPLFVTKLDPEARRVIVGPREALLTASLTLDETNWLGDEAAIEAAAEAGTPVLARVRSTRPPSPAHLSLMDGIVSVVFETGEEGVAPGQACALYDPADPDRLLGGGFIASTTAVALV; this is translated from the coding sequence ATGCGCGCCATGACCCTCCACACGGCCGTCCTGGCCGAGCCCGTCTGCGCCCTGCCCGACATCGCCGCTCCCGACATGGAGGCGGCGATCGCCTCGGCGCGGGCGGCGGTCGGGCTGCCGGTCGGATCGCGGGTCGTGGCGGCCATGTCCGGCGGCGTGGACTCCACCGTCGTCGCGGCCCTGCTGCACAAAGCGGGCTATGACGTCGTCGGGGTGACGCTGCAGCTCTACGATCACGGCGCGGCCCTGAAGAAGAAGGGGGCCTGCTGCGCCGGTCAGGACATCCACGACGCCCGTCTGGCCGCTGAGATGCTGGGCATTCCCCACTACGTCCTCGACTACGAGAGCCGCTTCCGCGACGCCGTCATCGACCAGTTCGCCGACTCCTATCTGAAGGGCCAGACGCCGGTCCCCTGCATCCGGTGCAACCAGACGGTCAAGTTCCGCGACCTGTTGGACGTGGCCCGCGACCTGGGGGCCGCCGCCATGGCCACCGGCCACTATGTCGGCCGGTCCGTGAGCACGGACGGGCAAGTCCAGATGCGCAAGGCCATCGACCCCTCGCGCGACCAGTCCTATTTCCTGTTCGCCACCACCCGCGATCAGCTCGACTATCTGCGCTTCCCCCTCGCCGGTCTGGAGAAGCCCGCCGTGCGCGGGGTCGCCGCCGCACTGGGCCTGCGCATCGCCGCCAAGCCGGACAGCCAGGACATCTGTTTCGTCCCCTCCGGCGACTATCGCACCCTGATCGACCGCCTTCGCCCCCAGGGCCGGGAGGCCGGCGAGATCGTGCACATGGACGGCCGGGTGCTGGGCCGGCACGCCGGCATTACCGACTACACCATCGGCCAGCGCCGGGGGCTGAACGTCGCCGTGGGCGAGCCCCTGTTCGTCACCAAACTGGATCCCGAGGCCCGCCGCGTGATCGTCGGCCCGCGCGAGGCCCTGCTGACGGCATCCCTGACGCTGGACGAGACCAACTGGCTGGGCGACGAGGCCGCGATCGAAGCCGCGGCCGAGGCCGGGACGCCCGTCCTGGCCCGGGTCCGGTCGACCCGTCCGCCCTCCCCGGCCCACCTGTCGCTGATGGACGGCATCGTCTCGGTCGTGTTCGAAACGGGCGAAGAGGGCGTGGCCCCCGGCCAGGCCTGCGCCCTGTACGACCCCGCCGATCCGGATCGGCTGCTGGGGGGCGGCTTCATCGCCTCGACGACGGCGGTCGCGCTTGTCTGA
- a CDS encoding hemerythrin domain-containing protein, protein MSDALATRQGLPEPYRYLLADLPRDRWHGNDIAAMARFWLQMHAGFRRETAQMQTLTGQWRTGALALPDLHRQLMPTLQGFLQHLDGHHNIETHHYFPTMRRVEPRIGAGIDLLDRDHDAIHGHLESLFQAGLTFHQGITAKAPTAGDTAARLADAIDAAGPQLTRHLDDEEDIVVPLITRHASAFRS, encoded by the coding sequence TTGTCTGACGCCCTCGCCACGCGGCAGGGCCTGCCCGAACCCTATCGCTACCTGCTGGCTGACCTGCCGCGCGATCGCTGGCACGGCAACGACATCGCCGCCATGGCCCGCTTCTGGCTGCAGATGCACGCCGGCTTTCGGCGCGAGACGGCCCAGATGCAGACCCTGACCGGCCAGTGGCGCACCGGCGCCCTGGCCCTGCCCGACCTGCACCGCCAGCTGATGCCGACCCTGCAGGGCTTCCTCCAGCATCTGGATGGCCACCACAATATCGAGACCCACCACTATTTCCCGACCATGCGGCGGGTCGAGCCGCGCATCGGGGCCGGCATCGATCTGCTCGACCGCGACCACGACGCCATCCACGGCCATCTGGAGTCCCTGTTCCAGGCGGGGCTGACCTTCCATCAGGGGATTACCGCCAAGGCCCCGACCGCTGGCGACACCGCCGCCCGCCTGGCCGATGCCATCGACGCCGCCGGCCCTCAGCTCACGCGGCATCTGGACGACGAGGAGGACATCGTCGTCCCCCTGATCACCCGCCACGCCAGTGCGTTCAGAAGTTAG
- a CDS encoding helix-turn-helix domain-containing protein, producing MGRTADYSRQSCSIAATLEVIGDPWTLLVIRDAFQGVRRFEQWQDRLGVARNVLAARLKTLVQHGVLQPQLYSERPPRNEYVLTAKGRDLSDVLVALYGWGSKHVYDKEVAGFDMIHETCGHSLEPRIACGCCGEIVNRRDIKLTRTENCPTVGEVMPKTAASEEAA from the coding sequence ATGGGAAGAACAGCAGATTATTCGCGCCAGAGCTGCTCGATCGCGGCGACGCTAGAGGTCATCGGCGATCCGTGGACCCTGCTGGTCATCCGCGACGCCTTCCAAGGCGTGAGGCGGTTCGAGCAGTGGCAGGATCGGCTCGGCGTCGCGCGCAACGTCCTGGCCGCCCGACTGAAGACCCTGGTCCAGCATGGCGTGCTGCAGCCGCAGCTCTATTCCGAGCGCCCCCCGCGCAATGAATACGTGCTGACGGCCAAGGGGCGGGATCTGTCCGACGTTCTGGTCGCCCTGTACGGATGGGGATCCAAACACGTGTACGACAAGGAAGTCGCCGGGTTCGACATGATCCACGAGACCTGCGGCCACTCGCTGGAGCCGCGCATCGCCTGCGGCTGCTGCGGCGAGATCGTCAATCGCCGCGACATCAAGCTGACCCGCACCGAGAACTGCCCGACGGTGGGCGAGGTCATGCCGAAGACGGCGGCGTCGGAAGAGGCCGCCTAA
- a CDS encoding SOS response-associated peptidase, with protein sequence MCNNYAMKVSPATLIATFAEAGVPMLFPDGLPNAEPTDSVRPTDPALLIRGSVSGEAALTTIRWGLPPTAPKRPLLINMRSEGRSFTSGRALVPASWFYEYTGTKYPKTKWTIAPVEAGFVTFAALWKTTPEGQRFSLLTVDAGPDIVATHDRQPAVVDPVDWPAWLDESRRAPALWPSPAGRFRVFETARA encoded by the coding sequence ATGTGCAACAACTATGCGATGAAGGTGTCGCCTGCGACGCTGATCGCCACCTTCGCCGAGGCCGGCGTGCCCATGCTGTTTCCGGACGGCCTGCCCAATGCCGAGCCGACGGACTCGGTCCGTCCGACCGATCCGGCTCTGCTGATCCGGGGCAGCGTCTCCGGCGAAGCCGCCCTGACCACGATCCGCTGGGGCCTGCCGCCGACCGCGCCGAAACGGCCGCTGCTGATCAACATGCGCAGCGAGGGCCGCAGCTTCACCAGCGGTCGCGCCCTGGTGCCGGCCAGCTGGTTCTACGAATACACCGGCACAAAATACCCGAAGACCAAATGGACGATCGCCCCAGTGGAGGCGGGCTTCGTCACCTTCGCCGCCCTGTGGAAGACGACCCCGGAGGGCCAGCGCTTCAGCCTGCTGACCGTCGACGCCGGTCCCGACATCGTCGCCACCCACGACCGCCAGCCCGCCGTCGTCGACCCGGTCGACTGGCCCGCCTGGCTGGACGAAAGCCGTCGCGCCCCCGCTTTGTGGCCGTCGCCGGCCGGGCGCTTCCGGGTGTTCGAGACGGCGCGCGCGTAG
- a CDS encoding acetyl-CoA C-acyltransferase, which translates to MSDPVVIVAFARTPMGGFQGALSGVKATELGATAVKAAVERAGLDPARVDQIYMGCVLSGGLGQAPARQAAIGAGLGQHVEATTVNKMCGSGLQAVMMASDSLAAGSADIIVAGGMESMTGAPYLMTKHRGGARIGHDVIVDSMYMDGLEDAYTPGKLMGNFAEDSAETYQFTREAQDAYALESLSRALKAIESGAFAAEITPVEVTGRKGTVTVSQDEQPGKAMPEKIPTLKPAFSKDGTITAANASSISDGAAALVLTRESVAKAMNLPIVARIVSHAAHAHEPGLFTTAPVPAMRKALKKAGWSVEDVDLWEVNEAFAVVPMIAMQEMGIDHAKLNVNGGATALGHPIGASGARVLTTLIAALEARGGSRGMASLCIGGGEAVALAVELA; encoded by the coding sequence ATGTCCGATCCCGTCGTCATCGTCGCCTTCGCCCGCACCCCGATGGGGGGCTTTCAGGGGGCGCTGAGCGGCGTCAAGGCGACCGAGCTGGGGGCCACCGCCGTCAAGGCGGCGGTCGAACGCGCCGGCCTCGATCCGGCCAGGGTCGACCAGATCTACATGGGCTGCGTCCTGTCCGGCGGCCTGGGCCAGGCCCCGGCGCGCCAGGCCGCGATCGGTGCCGGTCTGGGCCAGCATGTCGAGGCGACGACGGTCAACAAGATGTGCGGATCGGGTCTGCAGGCGGTGATGATGGCCTCGGACAGCCTGGCGGCCGGGTCTGCCGACATCATCGTGGCGGGCGGCATGGAGTCGATGACCGGGGCCCCCTATCTGATGACCAAGCACCGCGGCGGGGCCCGCATCGGCCACGATGTCATCGTCGACAGCATGTATATGGACGGTCTCGAGGACGCCTATACGCCCGGCAAGCTGATGGGCAATTTCGCCGAGGACTCGGCCGAGACCTATCAGTTCACCCGCGAGGCCCAGGACGCCTATGCGCTGGAGAGCCTCAGCCGCGCGCTGAAGGCGATCGAGAGCGGGGCCTTCGCCGCCGAAATCACCCCGGTCGAGGTCACCGGCCGCAAGGGCACCGTCACGGTCAGCCAGGACGAACAGCCCGGCAAGGCCATGCCCGAGAAGATCCCGACCCTGAAACCCGCCTTCAGCAAGGACGGCACCATCACCGCCGCCAACGCTTCCTCCATCTCCGACGGAGCCGCCGCCCTGGTCCTGACCCGCGAGAGCGTGGCCAAGGCCATGAACCTGCCCATCGTCGCCCGCATCGTCAGCCACGCCGCCCACGCCCATGAGCCCGGCCTGTTCACCACCGCGCCCGTGCCTGCGATGCGCAAAGCGCTGAAGAAGGCGGGCTGGTCGGTCGAGGACGTCGATCTGTGGGAGGTCAACGAGGCCTTCGCCGTCGTGCCGATGATCGCCATGCAGGAGATGGGCATCGACCACGCAAAGCTGAATGTGAACGGCGGGGCCACCGCGCTCGGCCACCCGATCGGCGCCTCCGGGGCCCGGGTCCTGACCACATTGATCGCGGCGCTGGAGGCGCGGGGCGGGTCCAGGGGGATGGCCAGCCTGTGCATCGGCGGCGGCGAGGCCGTGGCCCTCGCGGTCGAACTGGCCTGA
- a CDS encoding alpha/beta hydrolase — protein sequence MSLDRRTLLGVAALASAGPALSPATGAAQTPQIAPADPTEVIRLWPAGAPGGDGVTVTPIVPERSTDPAFHDRYAEYTTDPILTVMRPARPNGAALLLIPGGGYRWAVVDKEGMDVARVFAAAGVTCFVLRYRLPADGWAAGPNAPLQDAQRALRLIRAGAADYGIDPARIASLGASAGGHLAGLLAARRDATYDRVDAADAISFRPDLNVLLYPVVTLADPFAHVGSRTHLLGAEATPEQIATWSLERMDWSGVAPTVLIHALDDASVPVENSLVLLTRLRAAAVTTEAHLFQEGGHGFGTRLIAGKPAEVWPDLVHAFGARNGWLTVSAATPAAA from the coding sequence GTGAGCCTGGACCGCCGCACCCTGCTGGGCGTCGCCGCCCTGGCCTCGGCCGGACCGGCGCTGAGCCCGGCGACGGGCGCGGCCCAGACGCCTCAGATTGCCCCTGCCGACCCGACCGAGGTGATCCGCCTTTGGCCCGCCGGGGCTCCCGGCGGTGACGGCGTGACCGTGACCCCGATCGTGCCCGAGCGATCGACCGATCCGGCCTTCCACGACCGCTATGCCGAGTACACCACCGACCCGATCCTGACGGTGATGCGGCCCGCGCGACCCAATGGCGCGGCCCTGCTGCTGATCCCGGGCGGCGGCTATCGCTGGGCCGTGGTCGACAAGGAGGGGATGGACGTGGCCCGGGTCTTCGCCGCCGCCGGGGTCACTTGTTTCGTCCTGCGCTATCGCCTGCCCGCAGACGGCTGGGCGGCCGGGCCGAACGCCCCCCTGCAGGACGCCCAGCGGGCCCTGCGCCTGATCCGCGCCGGTGCCGCCGACTACGGCATCGACCCGGCCCGGATCGCCAGCCTGGGGGCGTCGGCCGGCGGGCATCTGGCGGGTCTGCTGGCCGCCCGGCGCGACGCCACCTACGACCGCGTCGATGCCGCCGACGCCATCTCCTTCCGGCCCGACCTGAACGTCCTGCTCTATCCGGTCGTCACCCTGGCCGATCCCTTCGCCCACGTCGGGTCGCGCACGCATCTGCTGGGGGCCGAGGCCACGCCGGAGCAGATTGCCACCTGGTCGCTGGAGCGGATGGACTGGTCCGGGGTCGCCCCCACGGTCCTGATCCATGCCCTCGACGACGCCTCGGTGCCGGTCGAGAACAGCCTGGTCCTGTTGACCCGTCTGCGGGCCGCCGCGGTCACCACGGAGGCCCACCTGTTCCAGGAGGGCGGCCACGGCTTCGGCACCCGCCTGATCGCCGGCAAGCCCGCCGAGGTGTGGCCGGACCTGGTCCATGCCTTCGGGGCCCGCAACGGCTGGCTCACGGTTTCGGCGGCGACTCCAGCGGCGGCTTGA
- a CDS encoding VOC family protein: protein MRTDGKLDYLEMPATALPETKAFYTAAFGWTFQDYGPSYAAFDQGLDGGFDADAADRSRAPLPILYAHDLEAMRTRVEAAGGEIVKPIYAFPGGRRFHFRDPSGNELAVWSEAG from the coding sequence ATGCGAACCGACGGAAAACTCGACTATTTGGAAATGCCGGCCACGGCCCTGCCCGAGACCAAGGCCTTCTACACGGCCGCCTTCGGCTGGACCTTCCAGGACTACGGCCCCAGCTACGCCGCCTTCGACCAGGGCCTGGACGGCGGGTTCGACGCCGACGCGGCCGACCGGTCCAGGGCCCCCCTGCCCATCCTCTATGCCCACGACCTCGAGGCCATGCGGACCAGGGTCGAGGCGGCGGGCGGCGAGATTGTCAAACCGATCTATGCCTTTCCCGGCGGCCGACGCTTCCACTTTCGCGATCCGTCCGGCAACGAGCTCGCCGTCTGGTCCGAGGCCGGATGA
- a CDS encoding YkgJ family cysteine cluster protein, with translation MKACGTCGLCCKLMGVTALQKPAGRWCRHFGKTTGCGIYDDRPTDCRVFNCLWLLTEALDETWKPSTSGFVLHSEDGGRRLIVECDAARPHDWRRAPYEAQLRRWAAAEGQEVLVFAGARGVRLGAPDTAVRRV, from the coding sequence ATGAAGGCCTGCGGCACCTGCGGCCTGTGCTGCAAGCTGATGGGCGTCACCGCCCTGCAGAAGCCGGCCGGCCGCTGGTGCCGCCATTTCGGCAAGACGACAGGGTGCGGCATCTATGACGACCGCCCGACGGACTGCCGGGTGTTCAACTGCCTGTGGCTGCTGACCGAGGCGTTGGACGAGACGTGGAAGCCTTCGACGTCGGGCTTCGTGCTGCACAGCGAGGACGGCGGTCGCCGTCTGATCGTCGAATGCGACGCCGCCCGCCCCCACGACTGGCGGCGCGCCCCCTATGAGGCCCAGCTGCGCCGCTGGGCCGCCGCCGAGGGGCAGGAGGTGCTGGTCTTCGCCGGCGCTCGCGGCGTTCGGCTCGGCGCGCCCGATACGGCGGTGCGGCGGGTCTAG
- the cydB gene encoding cytochrome d ubiquinol oxidase subunit II, which translates to MSLDLPLIWAGLIAVAVLLYVTLDGFDLGIGILFPFAKSKEERDVMMNTIAPVWDGNETWLVLGGGGLLAAFPLAYSVLMPAFYLPILLMLAGLILRGVAFEFRFRARDKGRKFWTQMFAGGSILTTLAQGLVLGGFIQGVTVREERFAGGQFDWLTPYTLLVAAGLVAGYALLGGAWLMMKTKDNLHGDAKRWTSVSAVIVTVLLAAVSLATLLIHPRIAARWGFDLKDGFALDWGVLMPLLPIPLLGLAGLALVFVMSRRGSHRWPFVGAMLVFLSGYLGLAAGFAPYIVPYALNFRQAAAPLNALALMLWGTAVILPLILAYTAWVYWVFRGKIDEEAGYHH; encoded by the coding sequence ATGAGCCTGGACCTTCCCCTGATCTGGGCCGGGTTGATCGCCGTGGCGGTGCTGCTGTACGTCACCCTGGACGGGTTCGACCTCGGCATCGGCATCCTGTTCCCCTTCGCCAAATCGAAGGAGGAGCGGGACGTGATGATGAACACCATCGCTCCGGTCTGGGACGGCAACGAGACCTGGCTGGTGCTGGGCGGCGGGGGCCTGCTGGCGGCCTTCCCCCTGGCCTATTCGGTGCTGATGCCGGCCTTCTACCTGCCGATCCTGCTGATGCTGGCCGGGCTGATCCTGCGCGGCGTGGCGTTCGAGTTCCGCTTCCGGGCCCGCGACAAGGGCCGCAAGTTCTGGACCCAGATGTTCGCGGGTGGCTCGATCCTGACGACCCTGGCCCAGGGCCTGGTGCTGGGTGGCTTCATCCAGGGCGTGACGGTGCGCGAAGAGCGGTTCGCGGGGGGGCAGTTCGATTGGCTCACCCCCTATACGCTGCTGGTCGCGGCGGGTCTGGTGGCCGGCTATGCCCTGCTGGGCGGGGCCTGGCTGATGATGAAGACCAAGGACAACCTGCACGGCGACGCCAAGCGCTGGACCAGCGTCAGCGCGGTGATCGTCACCGTTCTGCTGGCGGCCGTCAGCCTCGCCACCCTGCTGATCCACCCGCGTATCGCGGCGCGGTGGGGCTTCGACCTGAAGGATGGCTTCGCCCTGGACTGGGGCGTGCTGATGCCGCTGCTGCCGATCCCGCTGCTGGGTCTCGCCGGCCTGGCCCTGGTGTTCGTGATGTCCCGCAGGGGCTCGCATCGCTGGCCCTTCGTCGGGGCCATGCTGGTCTTCCTGTCAGGCTATCTGGGGCTGGCGGCGGGCTTCGCCCCCTATATCGTGCCCTATGCGCTGAATTTCCGGCAGGCGGCGGCGCCGCTGAACGCCCTGGCCCTGATGCTGTGGGGCACGGCGGTGATCCTGCCGCTGATCCTGGCCTATACCGCCTGGGTCTATTGGGTGTTCCGGGGCAAGATCGACGAGGAGGCCGGCTATCATCATTGA
- a CDS encoding cytochrome ubiquinol oxidase subunit I, whose translation MDLDALLLSRLQFAFTIAFHILFPAFTIGLAAYLAVLEGLWLWTKREAFKTLYLFWVKIFALSFGMGVVSGVVLSYQFGTNWSEFIRLTGGVIGPLLAYEVLTAFFLEASFLGVMLFGWKKVGPKLHFTATVLVAIGTTISAFWILSANSWMQTPQGFQIMADGTMEATDYMAVIFNPSFPTRLAHMLLAAFLTTGLVVGAASAYRLLKDRAAGVVTTGWSESRISLTMAVGLIAVLAPLQLVAGHASGEVTHKYQPSKTAALEGYWKTQPNQPLILFGIPDREAQKNHLEVALPGVGNLIQGVPAEEVIKGLDSWAREDQPPPFIPFFGFRIMVGLGMLMIGLGLWGAVLIARKRLFDSPWFLRFALIMGPSGFLAVLAGWMVTEVGRQPWVVYGVLKTRDAVSPVVASQVATSLIAYIAVYSVVFTAGAIFILRLMAEGPIAAKTEPAPRGQRPPGTPMAKAPEDTSPDDDDTPDDTGPGGVRGAVS comes from the coding sequence GTGGACCTCGACGCCCTGCTGCTGTCGCGCCTTCAGTTCGCCTTCACCATCGCCTTTCACATCCTGTTTCCCGCCTTCACCATCGGGCTGGCGGCCTATCTGGCCGTGCTGGAGGGGCTGTGGCTGTGGACCAAGCGGGAGGCGTTCAAGACGCTGTACCTGTTCTGGGTCAAGATCTTCGCCCTCAGCTTCGGCATGGGCGTCGTGTCCGGCGTGGTGCTCAGCTATCAATTCGGCACCAACTGGTCCGAGTTCATCCGCCTGACCGGCGGGGTGATCGGGCCACTGCTGGCCTATGAGGTGCTTACGGCCTTCTTCCTCGAGGCGTCCTTCCTCGGCGTGATGCTGTTCGGCTGGAAGAAGGTGGGGCCGAAACTGCACTTCACGGCCACGGTCCTGGTCGCCATCGGCACCACCATCTCGGCCTTCTGGATCCTGTCGGCCAACAGCTGGATGCAGACGCCGCAGGGCTTCCAGATCATGGCGGACGGGACGATGGAGGCCACGGACTACATGGCCGTGATCTTCAACCCCAGCTTCCCGACGCGGCTGGCGCACATGCTGCTGGCCGCCTTCCTGACCACCGGCCTGGTGGTCGGGGCCGCCTCTGCGTATCGACTGCTCAAGGACCGGGCCGCCGGGGTCGTCACCACGGGCTGGAGCGAGAGCCGCATCTCCCTGACCATGGCGGTCGGGCTGATCGCCGTCCTGGCCCCGCTGCAGCTGGTGGCCGGCCATGCCTCGGGCGAGGTGACGCACAAATATCAGCCGTCCAAGACCGCCGCGCTGGAAGGCTACTGGAAGACCCAGCCGAACCAGCCGTTGATCCTGTTCGGCATCCCCGACCGCGAGGCGCAGAAGAACCATCTGGAGGTGGCCCTGCCCGGCGTCGGCAACCTGATTCAGGGCGTTCCCGCCGAGGAGGTCATCAAGGGTCTGGACAGCTGGGCGCGCGAGGACCAGCCGCCGCCCTTCATCCCCTTCTTCGGCTTCCGCATCATGGTCGGGCTGGGGATGCTGATGATCGGTCTGGGCCTGTGGGGCGCGGTGCTGATCGCGCGCAAACGGCTGTTCGACAGCCCCTGGTTCCTGCGTTTCGCCCTGATCATGGGACCTTCGGGGTTCCTGGCTGTGCTGGCCGGATGGATGGTGACCGAGGTGGGGCGCCAGCCCTGGGTCGTCTATGGGGTGCTGAAGACCCGCGACGCGGTCTCGCCGGTGGTGGCCAGCCAGGTCGCGACCTCGCTGATCGCCTATATCGCGGTCTATTCGGTGGTCTTCACCGCGGGGGCCATCTTCATCCTGCGGCTGATGGCCGAGGGCCCGATCGCGGCCAAGACGGAGCCGGCCCCGCGCGGCCAGCGTCCGCCCGGCACGCCGATGGCCAAGGCCCCTGAGGACACCTCCCCCGACGACGACGACACCCCCGACGACACGGGTCCCGGTGGCGTGCGTGGAGCCGTGTCATGA
- a CDS encoding ATP-binding protein encodes MPTARALGAIDLDLKEAPVSGARPAATTAASLFAQPLAPMLTVLAVALLVILAITTARTAGMVAMVWAANGLAVGVWLRSGRGVSFDLSFGGLIALGIVAGQFLAGNPPTLALGFSLANMIEIVTAVALARRFAPTLNLATVSGAWRFLFFVAVLAPIVASLMVATMLLGVTGESFLVSFRTWWLGHTLGLAVVAPFVLAFERRQIAALLNPLRAAETVGLFALLILLCLAVFFSRTLPLIFALVPVLIVIAARLRVIGVTAALIVVSVAAVAALALGVGPSQLVSADNAERTLVVQVAILFGFLPIVLIASLLEERDRLSARARAGQARAERASAAKSRLLANVAHEIKSPIGGVIGIGELWASGKLGPVTETQIEMAQMLVKTARQVEALAHDLLDVARAESGAVKVELRPTDVRGILEDVRNATLLRPEAQSLIISVVCEGDGLVAIADSQRLAQVVDNLATNAVKYAGGGGTVVLRARRVYDGVRIEVVDRGPGLSADKQAQLFEPFNRLGLERSAVEGHGIGLALAKGLIELQGGSIGVESELGHGATFWVELPAA; translated from the coding sequence ATGCCCACCGCCCGCGCTCTTGGTGCGATCGATTTGGATCTGAAAGAGGCCCCCGTCTCGGGCGCGCGTCCGGCCGCCACCACGGCGGCCAGCCTGTTCGCCCAGCCCCTGGCCCCGATGCTGACGGTGCTGGCGGTGGCCCTGCTGGTCATCCTGGCCATCACGACGGCGCGGACGGCGGGAATGGTCGCCATGGTGTGGGCTGCGAACGGGCTGGCGGTCGGTGTCTGGCTGCGCAGCGGTCGCGGCGTGAGCTTCGACCTGAGTTTCGGTGGCCTGATCGCCTTGGGGATCGTTGCGGGTCAGTTTTTGGCCGGCAATCCCCCGACCCTGGCGCTCGGCTTCAGCCTCGCCAACATGATCGAGATCGTGACGGCGGTGGCGCTGGCCCGCCGGTTCGCGCCGACATTGAACCTGGCGACCGTCAGCGGCGCGTGGCGCTTCCTCTTTTTTGTCGCCGTGCTGGCCCCGATCGTCGCCAGCCTGATGGTGGCCACCATGCTTCTGGGGGTGACCGGGGAGTCCTTCCTGGTCAGTTTCCGGACCTGGTGGCTGGGCCATACGCTCGGCCTGGCCGTTGTCGCGCCCTTCGTCCTGGCGTTCGAGCGGCGACAGATCGCGGCCTTGCTGAACCCCTTGCGCGCGGCCGAGACGGTCGGGCTGTTCGCTCTTCTGATCCTGTTGTGCCTGGCGGTGTTCTTCAGCCGCACCCTGCCGCTGATCTTCGCCCTCGTCCCCGTGCTGATCGTGATCGCGGCGCGATTGAGGGTGATCGGGGTCACGGCGGCGCTGATCGTCGTGTCCGTGGCCGCGGTCGCCGCCCTCGCCCTCGGGGTGGGGCCATCGCAGCTGGTGAGCGCCGACAACGCCGAGCGGACCCTGGTGGTTCAGGTCGCCATCCTGTTCGGCTTCCTGCCGATCGTTCTCATTGCGTCGCTGCTGGAAGAGCGCGACCGGCTGTCCGCGCGCGCCCGGGCGGGGCAGGCGCGCGCGGAGCGGGCCTCGGCCGCCAAGTCCCGGCTGCTGGCCAATGTCGCCCATGAGATCAAGAGCCCGATCGGTGGCGTGATCGGCATCGGCGAGCTGTGGGCCAGCGGCAAGCTGGGGCCGGTCACGGAAACACAGATCGAGATGGCTCAGATGCTGGTCAAGACGGCGCGTCAGGTCGAGGCCCTGGCCCACGACCTGCTCGACGTCGCCCGGGCCGAGTCCGGGGCGGTGAAGGTGGAACTTCGCCCCACCGATGTGCGGGGCATTCTGGAAGACGTGCGCAACGCCACCCTGCTGCGACCCGAGGCCCAGTCCTTGATCATCAGCGTGGTCTGTGAAGGCGACGGCCTGGTCGCCATCGCCGACTCTCAGCGTCTGGCCCAGGTCGTCGACAATCTGGCCACCAATGCGGTTAAATACGCCGGCGGGGGCGGGACGGTCGTTCTGCGCGCCCGCCGCGTCTATGACGGGGTTCGCATCGAGGTGGTGGATCGGGGGCCCGGCTTGAGCGCCGACAAACAGGCCCAGCTATTCGAGCCCTTCAACCGGCTGGGCCTCGAGCGCAGCGCGGTCGAGGGGCATGGCATTGGCCTGGCCCTGGCCAAGGGGCTGATCGAGCTGCAGGGCGGCTCGATCGGAGTCGAGTCGGAGCTGGGTCACGGCGCGACCTTCTGGGTCGAGCTTCCAGCGGCGTGA